A single window of Nicoliella spurrieriana DNA harbors:
- a CDS encoding CAP domain-containing protein: MKKLILFSILLLTLIFFTKSPAVVNADGPNQDDGNQITSTATADNGSDASQNQVSDDNNNSSSNQTDDGDSSDNDQQAQPTKTMVIHYQSIDGKQISNDQTVSTNGDPIYGFAKSIKGYINYYYYPDSISYDSLPTSMTVKYVKNTVPVKQMNQAYLKYLNTYRRKMGLKSFKTAPNLNQRAQVRARELQTKFDHTRPNGTSYNTKNSGYGEVMLSPTLIYSGPGKSLNYKATGQNAARTLLTEDALHRDTLLNKWANYAAVAFYISDNAVTMCGLFKL, from the coding sequence ATGAAAAAATTAATTTTATTTTCGATATTATTATTGACATTAATCTTTTTTACAAAATCACCTGCGGTTGTAAACGCTGATGGGCCTAATCAAGATGATGGTAATCAAATCACGAGTACAGCTACTGCTGACAATGGAAGCGATGCATCCCAAAATCAAGTTTCAGACGATAACAATAATTCATCCTCTAATCAGACTGATGATGGTGACTCGTCTGATAACGATCAACAAGCACAGCCCACAAAGACCATGGTCATCCACTACCAGTCGATCGATGGCAAGCAAATCAGCAATGATCAAACCGTTTCAACGAATGGTGATCCAATTTACGGCTTTGCTAAATCAATTAAGGGCTACATTAACTACTATTATTATCCAGATAGCATTTCTTATGATAGCCTACCAACATCAATGACAGTGAAATACGTTAAGAATACGGTTCCCGTCAAGCAAATGAATCAGGCATATCTTAAATACCTGAATACCTATCGTCGTAAAATGGGACTTAAAAGTTTCAAGACTGCTCCTAATTTGAATCAACGCGCTCAAGTTCGGGCAAGGGAATTGCAAACTAAGTTCGACCACACTCGACCAAATGGTACTTCTTATAATACAAAAAATAGCGGATACGGAGAAGTAATGTTAAGCCCGACCTTAATTTACTCCGGTCCCGGTAAAAGTTTAAACTACAAAGCCACTGGGCAAAATGCTGCTCGCACCCTCTTGACTGAGGATGCCCTTCACCGAGACACCCTATTAAATAAATGGGCCAACTATGCGGCAGTCGCATTCTACATTTCAGATAATGCGGTCACAATGTGTGGATTATTCAAGCTCTAA
- a CDS encoding FMN-binding protein, whose translation MMKKLSVLLISIAVLLAVIIEGYTVFFDRKQQTVTTSPQSQTASQTSSSGSSDGNNKKQLKNGTYTGAATETRHGDVQVKMVVKNNKISNITVLKHPEGGKSDEINEQALPIYTKEALQKQSAKINQVSGATETYGGFTGSLQDAITKAES comes from the coding sequence ATGATGAAAAAACTGAGCGTATTATTAATTTCAATTGCGGTCTTGCTGGCCGTAATAATTGAAGGGTATACCGTTTTCTTTGATCGAAAGCAGCAAACGGTAACGACTAGTCCCCAGTCACAAACCGCAAGTCAAACCAGCAGTAGCGGGAGTAGTGATGGGAATAATAAAAAACAATTAAAAAACGGGACATACACCGGGGCTGCTACTGAGACACGCCATGGCGACGTTCAGGTTAAAATGGTAGTTAAAAATAATAAAATTAGTAACATTACGGTATTAAAGCATCCCGAAGGTGGCAAGTCAGACGAAATTAACGAGCAGGCATTGCCAATTTATACTAAGGAAGCCCTGCAAAAGCAAAGTGCAAAGATTAATCAAGTCTCTGGAGCCACCGAAACTTATGGTGGGTTTACCGGTTCATTACAGGATGCCATCACCAAAGCGGAGAGTTAA
- a CDS encoding FAD:protein FMN transferase codes for MDTIIKSTVVESMTIPFTISVAGQDSEQVQSTVQSLIKPVLYRLEQINQRYSTFLDHSLVSEFNRGNQQILNTDAEFRFIYDQCQVMKHNSDGYFNATDEFNHYDPLGYVKGWAIETIFDQLMRPLLRNQFIDGVSLNGGGDLQFASQNGFQWQIGIESPIDRLQLVASYQFKNGAVATSGFSKRGAHIRISGSNDLLQVTMYASDLTNADCWATAGIAAGELELRRLIEQHHLTGCFVNQNQRLSYFIRGTITDAE; via the coding sequence ATGGACACAATTATTAAATCAACGGTAGTGGAATCAATGACGATTCCGTTTACAATTAGCGTTGCGGGTCAGGACAGCGAGCAAGTTCAATCAACGGTTCAGTCATTGATTAAGCCCGTTTTGTATCGATTAGAGCAAATTAACCAACGTTATTCAACATTTTTAGACCATAGTCTGGTTAGCGAATTCAACCGTGGCAATCAACAGATTTTAAACACCGATGCTGAATTCCGGTTCATTTATGATCAATGCCAAGTGATGAAGCACAATAGTGACGGGTATTTTAACGCCACTGATGAATTTAATCATTACGATCCATTAGGGTATGTGAAGGGCTGGGCAATTGAAACAATTTTTGATCAGTTAATGCGACCATTGTTGCGAAATCAATTTATTGATGGTGTCAGCCTAAACGGTGGTGGCGATCTTCAATTTGCTAGTCAAAATGGCTTTCAATGGCAGATTGGGATTGAAAGCCCCATTGATCGTTTACAACTAGTGGCTAGTTATCAATTCAAAAATGGCGCGGTGGCAACATCTGGATTCAGTAAGCGTGGAGCCCACATTCGGATTAGTGGTTCAAATGATTTACTTCAGGTAACGATGTATGCTAGTGACCTTACGAATGCTGATTGCTGGGCAACGGCTGGCATTGCAGCTGGTGAATTAGAGCTACGGCGTTTAATTGAACAGCACCATTTGACCGGGTGCTTTGTGAATCAAAACCAACGACTAAGTTATTTTATTAGGGGGACAATTACTGATGCTGAATAG
- a CDS encoding metal-dependent hydrolase family protein has protein sequence MADVFYSNFNLFNGKDNQVVNDSWFSVDSTTGKITQVGTGTAPEEAIDLNGQYVMPGMINAHTHTSLDPSSHDGDGSADIVTVVTRSIQHLHELMKSGVTYVRECGSSYGVDRTLAKLQATGKLDQVPAIMPAGEPMTMTGGHGVLFHGGNAVDSPDEMRKGVRKNFAEGAQCIKVMATGGVMSINDNMVQPQLKVPEMKVAVEETHSKGSIVAAHAEANPGILNAIEAGVDSIEHGYYINDEEIQMLVDHGIYLTPTLTVAQSIVDHSDELPDWEVAKNTACTEAGYRNFKKAYKAGVKLVLGTDAGCPYTYFGSTPREFDLMVNKLGMSNFDALTASTRSAELMKLTDYGTLEVGKFADFLVLKGNPLADVQAVAQEDKQVYQHGKRKY, from the coding sequence ATGGCAGATGTTTTCTACAGTAACTTTAATTTATTTAATGGAAAAGATAATCAGGTCGTTAACGATAGTTGGTTCTCGGTTGATTCCACAACGGGTAAGATTACCCAGGTCGGGACTGGGACTGCTCCTGAAGAGGCAATTGATCTAAACGGCCAATATGTAATGCCGGGGATGATTAATGCCCATACGCATACTTCATTAGATCCATCCAGTCATGATGGGGACGGAAGTGCTGATATTGTGACGGTCGTGACCCGTTCGATTCAACACCTCCACGAACTCATGAAGTCTGGGGTGACCTACGTTCGTGAATGTGGAAGCTCATATGGGGTGGACCGGACTCTTGCAAAGCTACAAGCAACCGGGAAATTAGATCAGGTGCCAGCCATCATGCCAGCAGGGGAACCAATGACAATGACTGGTGGCCATGGGGTCTTGTTCCATGGTGGGAATGCCGTTGATTCTCCCGATGAAATGCGGAAGGGCGTGCGGAAAAACTTCGCCGAAGGAGCACAATGTATTAAGGTCATGGCTACTGGCGGGGTAATGTCGATTAATGACAACATGGTCCAACCCCAATTAAAGGTTCCAGAAATGAAGGTCGCGGTTGAAGAAACCCACAGTAAGGGTTCCATTGTTGCTGCCCATGCTGAAGCAAATCCCGGAATTTTAAATGCAATCGAAGCCGGTGTCGATTCAATTGAACATGGCTACTACATTAATGATGAAGAAATTCAAATGTTAGTTGATCATGGAATCTATTTAACCCCTACTTTGACCGTTGCACAGAGTATTGTGGACCATAGTGACGAACTGCCTGACTGGGAAGTGGCTAAGAACACCGCATGTACCGAGGCCGGTTATCGGAACTTTAAGAAGGCTTATAAGGCCGGCGTTAAGTTAGTGCTTGGAACTGATGCTGGGTGTCCTTACACTTACTTTGGTTCAACGCCACGTGAGTTTGACTTGATGGTTAATAAATTAGGGATGAGTAACTTTGACGCATTGACTGCGTCAACTCGCTCAGCTGAACTAATGAAGTTAACTGATTATGGGACGTTAGAAGTGGGTAAGTTTGCTGATTTCTTGGTTCTTAAGGGAAATCCACTAGCAGACGTTCAAGCGGTTGCGCAGGAAGATAAACAGGTTTATCAACACGGAAAGCGTAAGTATTAA
- a CDS encoding YoaK family protein — MKIQNHFEMPLVAALLAVISGSTDAYTYIEHGGVFAGLQTGNIILMSINLSRFNFIYVLRSCFSILIFAIGVIIIKIIQRRSLSATNRKKLVIKYELILLIIAGITAPWVPDLVTIGILDLSAAAHLQEFKLMRGRAFNPLMMTGNLSKVSNNLYLTIFDHDQDAKRILVDTIIIISSFICGAIIMGITTSFTDEFAILITAIPLILILFIVQWTQDNDRQNNN; from the coding sequence ATGAAGATTCAAAATCATTTTGAAATGCCATTAGTAGCAGCACTCCTTGCTGTAATTAGTGGTAGCACTGATGCATATACCTATATTGAACATGGTGGTGTTTTTGCCGGATTACAAACCGGAAACATTATTTTAATGAGTATTAATCTAAGTCGTTTTAACTTTATTTATGTCCTCCGTTCTTGCTTTTCTATTTTGATATTTGCAATTGGCGTGATCATCATTAAGATTATCCAACGGCGTTCACTTTCAGCCACTAATCGTAAAAAATTAGTCATTAAGTATGAATTAATATTACTGATCATTGCAGGAATCACGGCCCCCTGGGTCCCTGATTTAGTGACAATCGGAATCCTCGATTTATCAGCTGCTGCCCATCTCCAGGAATTTAAATTAATGCGGGGGCGGGCATTCAATCCACTCATGATGACTGGAAACCTAAGTAAGGTTTCTAATAATTTATACCTGACCATTTTTGATCACGACCAAGATGCTAAACGCATTTTAGTTGATACGATCATCATCATTAGCAGTTTTATTTGTGGAGCCATTATTATGGGAATTACGACTAGTTTTACAGATGAATTTGCCATTTTAATCACGGCAATTCCATTAATTTTAATTTTATTCATTGTTCAATGGACCCAAGATAATGACCGTCAGAATAACAATTAA
- the glyA gene encoding serine hydroxymethyltransferase: MFDFSKQDPTIWNAIQKENNRQENVIELIASENIASQAVRAAQGSILTNKYAVGYPNKRVYTGNEALDIIDQVAKQRAEQLFHAEYANVLPHSGTQANQAVYSAFLNPGDRILSMSEHAGGHFTHGQKHNFSGQLYKSYFYGVDPQTELLDYDHIEEIAKEVHPKLIIAGASAYSHIIDWTQFRRIADEVGAFLMVDMAHIAGLVAAGLHPNPVAVADVVTSTTHKTLRGPRGGMILAKAKYADRLDNAVFPVSQSGSLEHVVAAKAIAYQEALQPAFKQYAQQVIKNAQAMAKVFNESNVVRVVSGGTENHEMTLDLNPVHMTGEQAANLLYSVGIATNKELLPLETGNTMEGIRIGTPTITSRHFDEAAAAKVAQLIVTVLSNPTDEVALKRASQQVQQLVNEHPIDR; the protein is encoded by the coding sequence ATGTTTGACTTTTCAAAGCAAGACCCAACCATTTGGAATGCAATTCAAAAAGAAAATAACCGTCAGGAAAACGTAATTGAATTAATTGCTTCAGAAAATATTGCTTCGCAAGCCGTTAGAGCAGCGCAGGGCTCGATTTTAACTAATAAATACGCAGTTGGTTACCCTAACAAACGGGTGTATACCGGAAATGAGGCCCTTGATATCATTGATCAAGTAGCTAAACAACGTGCAGAACAACTTTTTCATGCAGAATATGCAAACGTATTACCCCACTCGGGAACTCAAGCCAACCAGGCAGTTTATTCAGCCTTCTTAAACCCAGGTGATCGAATCCTATCAATGAGTGAACATGCTGGTGGTCATTTCACCCATGGTCAAAAGCATAATTTTTCAGGCCAACTCTATAAGTCATACTTCTATGGAGTGGATCCACAGACTGAATTATTAGATTACGACCACATTGAAGAAATTGCTAAGGAGGTCCACCCGAAATTAATCATTGCGGGTGCATCAGCTTACAGTCACATTATTGACTGGACCCAATTTAGAAGAATTGCAGATGAAGTCGGGGCATTCTTAATGGTCGATATGGCACACATTGCCGGATTAGTGGCCGCTGGACTTCATCCCAATCCAGTCGCCGTGGCTGACGTGGTTACATCCACGACCCACAAAACATTACGGGGCCCCCGTGGTGGTATGATCCTTGCAAAAGCTAAGTATGCAGATCGACTAGATAATGCGGTTTTCCCAGTCTCACAAAGTGGATCATTAGAACACGTAGTTGCCGCAAAGGCAATTGCATACCAAGAAGCGCTGCAACCAGCATTTAAACAATACGCTCAACAAGTGATCAAAAATGCTCAGGCAATGGCTAAGGTCTTTAATGAAAGTAACGTGGTTAGAGTCGTGTCAGGCGGAACCGAAAATCATGAGATGACTTTGGACTTAAACCCTGTCCACATGACGGGGGAACAGGCAGCTAACCTGCTTTACAGCGTGGGAATTGCCACTAATAAGGAGTTACTACCATTAGAAACTGGTAATACAATGGAAGGAATTCGAATCGGAACTCCGACCATTACTAGTCGGCACTTTGATGAAGCAGCCGCTGCCAAAGTGGCGCAGCTCATCGTAACCGTGTTAAGTAATCCCACTGATGAAGTTGCATTAAAACGTGCCAGCCAACAGGTCCAACAATTAGTAAATGAGCACCCGATTGATCGATAA
- a CDS encoding FAD-binding oxidoreductase, with product MLNSNRYLLGLTWLVAIFLVPFPFVQTLSAGLPAIYNQDKTMILFGTIAYSWMLLAMYISTRPKWLDRLIGLPNAYMIHGILSLAAIVLAYLHKSNLRSDGWIKLTGNWALYLFIGLGLYSMIFMAGWLTNRVPALRWIKQSLERVFKHEVSILIHRLNVVATGLIFIHVLLIPYIRQIVPFTVLFVAASLFVFGAYAMTFVHRRLITAKLINNVEIKPNVRQLTLKLHKHLDIYPGDFVFLSFPKVKLMKEPHPFSIVNAPSDSNELVLAIRGDGDFTRQLATIQVNESVVINGGFGMYQSVINENHPDNLMIIAGGIGIVPLLSIVDGNPDLKTTIFYSVSNENNLLYQDKFDQWEQRDNFRVFRQIGRFNQEAIANRLPKNTQKTVVLIGGPDKMGTQWIKNLRRLGVRRSQIYYERFSW from the coding sequence ATGCTGAATAGTAATCGATATTTACTGGGGCTTACTTGGCTAGTTGCCATCTTTTTGGTTCCATTTCCATTCGTTCAAACCCTTAGTGCCGGGTTGCCAGCAATTTACAATCAGGATAAAACAATGATTTTATTCGGAACGATTGCGTACTCATGGATGTTACTTGCGATGTATATTTCAACCCGTCCGAAATGGTTAGATCGTTTAATCGGCCTTCCGAATGCCTACATGATTCATGGAATTCTTAGTTTAGCAGCAATTGTTTTAGCATACCTGCATAAAAGTAACCTCCGCTCTGATGGGTGGATTAAACTAACTGGGAATTGGGCACTATACTTATTCATTGGGTTAGGACTATACTCGATGATTTTTATGGCGGGTTGGTTAACGAATCGAGTCCCGGCGTTAAGATGGATTAAGCAATCACTGGAGCGGGTGTTTAAGCATGAGGTATCAATTTTAATCCACCGTTTAAACGTAGTCGCAACGGGATTGATCTTTATTCACGTGTTATTGATTCCGTATATTCGCCAAATCGTTCCATTTACGGTGCTATTTGTTGCAGCTTCTTTATTCGTATTCGGAGCGTATGCAATGACGTTTGTCCACCGCCGGTTAATTACTGCCAAACTAATCAATAATGTAGAAATCAAACCAAACGTTAGACAGTTAACCTTAAAATTGCATAAACATTTGGATATTTATCCTGGTGATTTTGTGTTTTTATCCTTTCCGAAAGTTAAATTGATGAAGGAACCACACCCCTTTTCGATTGTGAATGCCCCTAGCGACAGTAATGAATTAGTATTAGCGATTAGGGGTGACGGTGATTTCACCAGGCAGTTGGCTACCATCCAGGTGAATGAAAGTGTGGTAATTAATGGTGGTTTTGGAATGTATCAGTCGGTAATTAATGAAAACCATCCCGATAATTTAATGATCATCGCCGGTGGGATTGGCATCGTACCACTGCTTTCAATTGTTGATGGCAATCCCGATCTAAAGACGACCATTTTTTATAGTGTCAGTAATGAAAATAACTTATTGTATCAAGATAAATTTGACCAGTGGGAACAGCGCGACAACTTTCGGGTGTTTCGACAAATTGGCCGCTTTAATCAAGAAGCAATTGCGAACCGCTTGCCAAAGAATACCCAAAAAACAGTAGTGTTGATTGGTGGTCCTGATAAAATGGGGACCCAGTGGATTAAGAACTTAAGGCGATTGGGTGTGAGACGCTCCCAGATTTATTACGAACGATTTTCATGGTAA
- the lepA gene encoding translation elongation factor 4, producing MNQSNIRNFSIIAHIDHGKSTLADRIMEMTNTITERESKAQLLDDMQVEQNHGVTVKSRTVRNRYRDDNGQDYEFNFIDTPGHVDFNYEVAKSLAASDGVILLVDATQGIQAQTVANYRLAVEAGLKIMPVINKVDSPNAQIEMTTQQLLELDASFDAESILQISAKTGQGVHAVLEAIVNSLPAPNGDINKPLKALVFDSEYDSFKGVIASVRIIDGQVKADQELLLMANSAAFTNKEVGIFTPAKAATKQLAAGDVGYIVTGIKDPHLVRIGDTITNQNTPTDEPLPGYEPAQPMVYAGIYPQGDYNEMKDALNKLALNDSSLQLVPEVSDALGPGFRGGFLGIFHLQIIRERLKDEFGIEVLTTAPNVTYRVHLKNQPNVLTVDNPIQFPDFEQIEMVEEPMVKAIITTNDAELSAVMKLADQHKGIFVDMGNQGSLVELTYQMPLSEIAYDFFNKLKSVSHGYASLSTTLDGYKLADVVRVDVQINYARVDALTFVTHRTDAPEQTKQLVHKLKYTIPRRLYPMPAQAVVEGRVIARVDIPPLRKNAAVNGNQYSVSKKQALLRRQSINKRQAVKSDVELPQSVFNSILDLNE from the coding sequence ATGAATCAATCAAATATCAGAAACTTTTCAATTATTGCCCATATTGACCATGGAAAGTCAACCCTTGCGGATCGAATCATGGAAATGACCAATACCATCACCGAACGTGAAAGCAAGGCCCAGCTCCTGGATGATATGCAGGTGGAGCAAAACCATGGGGTAACGGTTAAATCCAGAACGGTTAGAAATAGATACCGGGATGATAATGGCCAGGACTATGAATTTAATTTCATTGATACTCCCGGACACGTTGATTTTAACTATGAAGTTGCAAAAAGTCTCGCTGCTAGCGATGGGGTCATCTTATTGGTGGATGCGACCCAGGGGATTCAGGCCCAAACGGTTGCTAACTACCGACTAGCAGTTGAAGCTGGCTTAAAAATCATGCCGGTAATTAACAAGGTGGACAGTCCCAACGCTCAAATTGAAATGACCACCCAACAACTACTTGAATTGGATGCTAGTTTTGATGCCGAATCAATCCTACAAATTTCTGCTAAAACTGGTCAGGGCGTTCATGCAGTGTTAGAAGCCATTGTTAACTCCCTACCTGCGCCCAATGGTGATATTAATAAGCCCCTCAAGGCGTTAGTATTCGATTCAGAATATGATAGTTTCAAGGGGGTCATCGCATCAGTGCGGATCATTGACGGTCAAGTGAAAGCAGATCAGGAATTATTGCTAATGGCAAATTCAGCAGCTTTTACCAATAAGGAAGTGGGTATTTTTACCCCTGCTAAAGCAGCTACTAAACAACTAGCTGCTGGTGATGTTGGTTACATTGTAACTGGAATTAAGGATCCGCACCTAGTTAGAATTGGTGATACGATCACCAATCAAAACACCCCAACGGATGAGCCCCTTCCCGGGTATGAACCTGCCCAGCCAATGGTGTACGCCGGAATCTACCCCCAGGGCGATTACAATGAAATGAAGGACGCTTTAAACAAGCTAGCGCTAAACGACTCATCACTTCAGTTAGTTCCAGAAGTGTCAGATGCACTCGGCCCTGGATTTAGAGGTGGCTTTTTAGGAATTTTCCATCTTCAAATTATCAGGGAACGCCTGAAGGATGAATTTGGGATTGAGGTATTAACGACTGCACCAAACGTTACCTATCGAGTTCACTTAAAGAACCAACCTAACGTATTAACGGTTGATAACCCAATTCAATTTCCAGACTTTGAACAAATTGAAATGGTAGAAGAACCAATGGTGAAGGCCATTATTACCACCAATGACGCTGAGTTAAGCGCAGTAATGAAGTTGGCAGATCAACATAAGGGCATCTTCGTTGATATGGGAAATCAGGGTAGCTTGGTGGAGCTTACTTACCAAATGCCACTATCTGAAATTGCGTACGACTTTTTCAATAAGTTAAAATCAGTTTCGCATGGGTATGCTTCACTTAGCACCACCTTAGATGGTTACAAACTAGCAGATGTCGTGAGGGTCGATGTGCAAATCAACTATGCTCGAGTGGATGCATTAACCTTTGTAACCCACCGAACCGATGCTCCGGAGCAAACCAAACAGCTAGTTCATAAGCTAAAATACACGATTCCCAGACGATTATATCCAATGCCAGCCCAAGCAGTGGTTGAGGGGCGCGTGATTGCCAGGGTGGACATCCCGCCATTACGTAAAAACGCCGCAGTGAATGGAAATCAATACAGCGTTTCCAAAAAGCAGGCACTACTAAGGCGCCAAAGTATCAATAAACGCCAAGCCGTCAAAAGTGATGTCGAGCTTCCGCAATCAGTTTTTAATAGCATTTTAGATTTAAATGAATAA
- a CDS encoding zinc-dependent alcohol dehydrogenase family protein: MKQTRFVKAGKVEVKDVPKPTIEKPDDVILHVVQACVCGSDLWSYRGLDDKEPNSLNNGHEAIGVVESVGSEITTVQPGDFVIAPFTHGCGHCAACRAGFDGNCQNHDDNFSSGYQSEYVRYQHANWALVKVPGKPEDYSQGMLNSFLTLSDVMATGFHAAKTANVQTGDTAVVIGDGAVGLCGVISAQLLGAKRIIAMSRHADRQAMAKEFGATDVIAERGDDAVAKVMELTNGAGADAVLECVGSDLSTNTALKIARPGAHIGRVGLPHGDVDYSLTFGKNIALSGGIASVTTYDKGRLLKAVLDGQINPGKVFTKSFNIDNVDAAYQAMANRETIKSVVTTE, translated from the coding sequence ATGAAACAAACCCGATTCGTAAAAGCAGGAAAAGTGGAAGTCAAAGACGTCCCCAAACCAACCATTGAGAAACCAGATGATGTAATCTTACACGTGGTTCAAGCGTGTGTCTGTGGATCTGATCTTTGGTCGTACCGGGGACTGGATGATAAGGAACCCAATTCATTAAATAATGGTCACGAAGCAATTGGTGTGGTGGAATCAGTGGGCTCAGAGATTACCACCGTTCAACCCGGTGATTTTGTAATTGCCCCATTTACCCATGGCTGTGGTCATTGTGCCGCTTGTCGAGCTGGATTTGATGGCAATTGTCAAAATCATGATGATAACTTTAGTAGTGGTTACCAATCAGAATACGTTCGTTATCAACATGCTAACTGGGCCCTAGTTAAGGTCCCAGGGAAGCCCGAAGACTACAGTCAAGGAATGTTAAACTCGTTTTTAACATTATCAGATGTAATGGCAACTGGCTTTCATGCTGCTAAGACGGCTAACGTCCAAACGGGTGATACCGCAGTAGTCATTGGTGATGGTGCCGTGGGCCTATGTGGAGTAATTTCTGCTCAATTGTTGGGTGCTAAGCGGATTATTGCGATGAGTCGGCATGCAGATCGGCAAGCCATGGCGAAGGAATTCGGGGCCACCGATGTCATTGCTGAACGCGGTGATGACGCAGTTGCAAAGGTAATGGAACTGACCAATGGCGCTGGTGCTGATGCAGTGCTTGAATGTGTGGGAAGTGATCTATCAACGAATACCGCACTGAAGATTGCCCGTCCTGGGGCCCACATTGGCCGGGTCGGATTGCCACATGGTGACGTTGACTATTCATTGACGTTTGGCAAAAACATTGCTCTATCAGGTGGGATTGCTTCCGTTACTACTTATGATAAGGGACGCTTACTTAAAGCGGTTTTGGATGGTCAAATTAATCCTGGGAAGGTCTTTACCAAGAGCTTTAACATTGATAATGTTGATGCTGCCTACCAAGCAATGGCTAATCGTGAAACCATTAAATCCGTAGTTACAACTGAATAA
- a CDS encoding metal-dependent hydrolase family protein — protein sequence MKVKLFKNVNVFVGTKDETLADAWVLVDEATGKITEVGQGKAPQADSEVDLAGQYLMPGMVNAHTHVTLDPFSHDGDGFADIVTVTTRAIQHLRSLLKSGVTYVRGCGSSYGIDRDLARLQRTGKLPQVPRIMPSGAPMTMTGGHGILFHGGNEVDSPDEMRKGVRTNFAEGAECIKVMATGGIMSINDNMLQPQLKVPEIKVAVEETHSKGSIVAAHAEANPGIMNAIEAGVDSIEHGDYVTDEEIQLMIKKHIYLVPTISVVKSVDDHSDELPDWEVAKNRQCMEVGFKNFKNAYQAGVKIALGTDAGCPYAYFNATPVEFELMVNKLGMSNFDALSTSRHSAELMKLSEYGTIEAGKYADFLVLKTNPLEDIKAVQQPDKQVYQHGQRQF from the coding sequence ATGAAGGTAAAGTTATTTAAGAACGTGAACGTATTTGTAGGAACGAAGGATGAAACCCTAGCCGATGCTTGGGTCCTAGTGGATGAAGCTACTGGTAAGATTACTGAAGTGGGGCAGGGGAAAGCACCACAAGCTGATTCAGAAGTTGATCTAGCTGGGCAATACTTAATGCCAGGGATGGTAAATGCTCATACCCATGTAACCTTAGATCCATTTAGCCATGATGGTGATGGTTTTGCGGACATCGTAACTGTTACGACACGGGCCATTCAGCATTTACGTTCACTCCTTAAATCGGGGGTTACATATGTCCGTGGTTGTGGAAGCTCATATGGAATCGATCGGGACCTTGCCAGATTACAGCGGACTGGTAAATTACCGCAGGTGCCGAGAATTATGCCATCAGGGGCGCCAATGACGATGACTGGTGGGCATGGCATTTTATTTCACGGTGGGAACGAAGTCGATTCTCCCGATGAAATGCGGAAGGGCGTGCGGACCAACTTTGCTGAGGGAGCCGAATGCATTAAGGTTATGGCAACTGGTGGAATCATGTCGATCAATGATAATATGTTACAACCACAATTGAAGGTGCCAGAAATTAAAGTTGCCGTTGAAGAGACTCATAGTAAAGGATCAATCGTTGCCGCCCATGCTGAAGCTAATCCTGGCATTATGAATGCGATCGAAGCGGGGGTGGATTCGATTGAACATGGTGACTATGTAACAGATGAAGAAATTCAATTGATGATTAAGAAACACATTTACTTAGTGCCAACCATTTCGGTCGTTAAGAGCGTTGATGATCATAGTGATGAACTTCCTGATTGGGAAGTTGCTAAAAACCGACAATGTATGGAGGTCGGGTTTAAAAACTTTAAGAATGCTTATCAAGCAGGGGTGAAGATTGCGTTAGGAACCGATGCGGGTTGTCCATATGCATACTTCAATGCGACCCCAGTTGAATTTGAATTAATGGTCAATAAATTGGGAATGTCTAATTTTGATGCCCTTTCTACTTCGCGCCACTCAGCTGAGTTAATGAAGCTATCCGAGTATGGCACAATCGAAGCCGGTAAATACGCTGACTTTTTAGTTCTAAAGACGAATCCGTTGGAAGATATTAAGGCGGTTCAACAGCCAGACAAACAGGTTTATCAACACGGACAACGTCAATTTTAG